The Mytilus trossulus isolate FHL-02 chromosome 3, PNRI_Mtr1.1.1.hap1, whole genome shotgun sequence genome contains a region encoding:
- the LOC134709785 gene encoding glutamate-gated chloride channel-like isoform X2, translated as MIVNSIKMNIEMTYFMRLRWQDDRFIRSDSVDPENNYITLYGTDSDWTKLWLPDIFMVNEIPAGIFDVVPTDFIRIYENGTLTISRRHVALFYCSIRLFKVPMTDEICPIQFQSNSYTVDEMELSWFEGISIVYSDDFFSMNSKVTRTETSKCSGGASMAKERRPCLKLELNIHQVYKGFVLQVYLPGGAIVIMLWLGFFIHLNEVSARVRVVSIGFTAMITQMVGVMIVFPDTVHYYN; from the exons aATATAGAGATGACTTACTTCATGAGGCTTAGATGGCAGGATGACAGATTCATTAGATCTGACAGTGTAGATCCAGAAAACAACTATATCACATTGTACGGTACAGATTCGGACTGGACTAAACTATGGTTACCAGATATTTTTATGGTCAATGAAATACCAGCAGGTATTTTCGATGTTGTTCCAACTGATTTTATACGAATTTATGAGAATGGTACACTCACGATATCAAGAAG acaCGTTGCTTTATTCTATTGTTCGATCCGATTGTTCAAAGTTCCAATGACAGACGAGATATGTCCTATACAGTTCCAAAGCA ATTCTTATACAGTGGATGAAATGGAGTTATCTTGGTTTGAAGGCATTTCTATCGTTTACTCCGATGACTTCTTCTCAATGAATTCTAAAGTAACAAGAACAGAGACTTCAAAATGTTCTGGTGGAGCCTCAATGGCTAAAG AGAGAAGACCTTGTTTGAAGCTGGAACTAAACATTCATCAGGTGTATAAAGGATTTGTTCTACAAGTGTACTTACCTGGAGGTGCAATAGTTATAATGTTGTGGTTAGGTTTCTTTATTCACTTGAACGAGGTTTCAGCTCGAGTCCGCGTAGTATCGATTGGATTTACAGCAATGATCACACAAATGGTGGGAGTAATGATCGTTTTTCCTGACACAGTACATTACTACAATTAG
- the LOC134709784 gene encoding beta-1,3-galactosyltransferase 5-like → MNSNTRHVISGLLPAIVLLGVLLPMLLYTNLESMKIYLTTIKLIHGFDNVINETTHFLNSFDSSANLLKSQHQHSIIQDVTRAPIKKAEMPVTVMDALNNSQIGVSKSKERRLKCDGCFSKIFKFEINNADICKTENANVKLLILITSSPQNNLARTAIRETWLKHAKMTKEKIRYIFLIGESPETEEIRKENSITKDIVLGNFKDSYSNLTLKTIMGYQWTVKHCNNAKFVMKTDDDMYVNIPGLIQVIKKNDHVLQTAVGGYCFKIGQPHRDRKSKWYASLRSYPQETYPGFCSGTGYVTSLNVVTQIVKISRHVPFFHLEDVYISLCIQQLGLKLYPLEGFMEEHNSDPCFYKDEKFITAHKVPLRWMRHIWQTPCLKGDKKSKLD, encoded by the coding sequence ATGAATAGTAACACTAGGCATGTGATTTCGGGTTTACTCCCAGCTATTGTTTTACTCGGGGttttattaccaatgttattgtACACAAACCTAGAATCCATGAAGATATATTTGACAACAATAAAACTTATTCACGGGTTTGATAACGTTATAAATGAAACAACACATTTTCTTAATAGTTTTGATTCTTCAGCAAATTTGCTTAAATCTCAACACCAACATAGTATTATACAAGATGTCACACGTGCACCAATAAAGAAAGCTGAAATGCCAGTTACTGTTATGGATGCGTTGAACAATTCCCAAATTGGTGTATCAAAATCGAAAGAAAGGCGTCTGAAATGTGATGGGTGtttttccaaaatattcaaatttgaaatcaaCAATGCAGATATTTGTAAAACAGAAAATGCAAATGTCAAATTATTAATCCTAATAACGTCTTCACCACAAAATAATTTGGCACGAACGGCCATTAGGGAAACTTGGTTAAAAcatgcaaaaatgaccaaagaAAAGATCAGGTATATATTTCTAATCGGCGAATCTCCTGAGACTGAAGAGATTAGGAAAGAAAATTCCATAACAAAGGATATCGTGCTAGGAAATTTCAAAGAttcatattcaaatttaactttaaaaacaataatgggCTATCAATGGACAGTGAAACATTGTAATAATGCAAAGTTTGTTATGAAGACAGACGATgatatgtatgtaaatattccTGGTCTAATCCAAGTTATCAAGAAAAACGATCACGTTTTACAAACTGCAGTTGGAGGATATTGTTTTAAGATTGGTCAGCCGCATAGAGATAGAAAATCGAAATGGTATGCATCCTTGAGAAGTTATCCTCAAGAAACATATCCAGGATTTTGTTCAGGTACTGGCTATGTTACCAGCTTAAACGTTGTCAcacaaattgttaaaatatcaaGGCATGTTCCATTTTTCCATTTGGAAGATGTGTATATTTCTCTGTGTATCCAACAACTCGGTTTGAAGCTATATCCCCTAGAAGGATTCATGGAAGAACACAATTCTGatccttgtttttataaagatGAGAAGTTTATAACAGCTCATAAAGTACCACTTAGATGGATGAGACATATTTGGCAAACACCTTGCCTTAAAGGggataaaaaatcaaaactagaTTAA